The genome window TCTCCATTTGATAAGCGAATGGTTATTTTGCATGCTATAAATAGGCCACAAACAGAAGCAAGAGCAACAACCACGGCAACGACGACGTTGATGGGTGAGCTCCCGGGTTGTCCACCGCCGCTTCCCCTGGATATTTCTTGATAACtgcatcaaaattaaattaagcacCCAAGTTTTAAAAACTGttactataaattaataaaataattaattacctgGAAGAGGGTGTGGGTGGGGGACAGAAAGTGATAGTATAATCATGAGAAGAACAAGTATAAGCATGGACGTGAGCGCCTGGGCATGCAGTCTTGAAAAACTGTGAAGTCAAGCATGGCTCTGCTTGGCACGAGCTCTTGCACGCCACGGCGTCTCCGTCTCTTATCACCTTAAGCTCTGTCGGACACGATAAGTTCAAGTCCATCTCGCAACCAGTAGCCCTGCGGTTCCTGCCGCCACGAGGCTCCACCCTCACGGGGAGGTTGAAACCGTCGACGAGACTCACTTCGTAGAAGTCGAGCCCGCCTGTGCCGTTCAGAGTGAACTTCACCAGAGTAACCGGTGGGGCGGCGTTTCCTCCAACGCATTCTATGGT of Glycine soja cultivar W05 chromosome 1, ASM419377v2, whole genome shotgun sequence contains these proteins:
- the LOC114405669 gene encoding thaumatin-like protein 1 isoform X2; amino-acid sequence: MASSTKKAFIITTACLFFFQFLYGSYSTRLTIINKCSYTVWPAILSVTGSSPLSTSGFVLQPGHFKIVPVPPAWSGRLWGRTLCSLDITSTKFSCVTGDCGSTTIECVGGNAAPPVTLVKFTLNGTGGLDFYEVSLVDGFNLPVRVEPRGGRNRRATGCEMDLNLSCPTELKVIRDGDAVACKSSCQAEPCLTSQFFKTACPGAHVHAYTCSSHDYTITFCPPPTPSSSYQEISRGSGGGQPGSSPINVVVAVVVALASVCGLFIACKITIRLSNGDCVFGIGAGTRTGTIQDVTV
- the LOC114405669 gene encoding thaumatin-like protein 1 isoform X1 → MESSTKMAFMVTMASLFFFQFLSGSYSTRLTIINKCSYTVWPAILSVTGSSPLSTSGFVLQPGHFKIVPVPPAWSGRLWGRTLCSLDITSTKFSCVTGDCGSTTIECVGGNAAPPVTLVKFTLNGTGGLDFYEVSLVDGFNLPVRVEPRGGRNRRATGCEMDLNLSCPTELKVIRDGDAVACKSSCQAEPCLTSQFFKTACPGAHVHAYTCSSHDYTITFCPPPTPSSSYQEISRGSGGGQPGSSPINVVVAVVVALASVCGLFIACKITIRLSNGDCVFGIGAGTRTGTIQDVTV